The following nucleotide sequence is from Paenibacillus andongensis.
ACGGAAGGTGCCATTCCTTTTGCTGCAGGCGATCCTTTCCGCGTGATCCCATCGATCATGGTCGGCTCCGCTTTAACAGGCGCTTTATCCATGGTTTTTGGCGCTACTTTGCGCGCACCGCATGGAGGGATTTTCGTTCTGCCGATCCCGAATGCCGTCGGCCATCTGGGCTTGTATGCTTTAGCTATCGTAGCAGGAACGGTTGTTACAGCTATCATGCTGAATATATTGAAGAAGCCTGTAAAAGACTAAATCTTTACACAAATTAAAGCTAATCATGCAGGGGGAAATTCTTCCCCCTTTATATTTAGGGAGGATACCAATATGAATATTCAAGAACTGCTGAATGAGCAAAGCATTTTGATCCCATTGGAAGCAGCAAGCAAAGAAGAATGTATGCAATCCATGATCGACGGACTTGCAGCCGCTGGCTGTATTTCGGATAAAGCAGCCTATCTGGAGGCGGTTTTGAAGCGGGAAGAGACCGGCTCGACAGGAATAGGCTTTGGAGTCGCTATTCCTCATGGAAAGTCGAATGGAGTCAGCAAGCCGGGCGTTGCTTTTGCTAAGTTGACTCAGCCTTTGGATTGGAAATCGCTAGATGACCAGCCAGTGCGTATCGTCTTCATGATCGCTGTACCGGAGGCCGCCGCAGGCAATGAGCATCTGCAAATTCTGATCGCGCTCTCCCGTAAGCTGATTAATGAGGAGTTCCGTGAAAGCTTGTTGAACGTGACCGAAGCGCAGCAATTGATAACGATTTTACAAACCATTTAAGAGGAGAACAAAAACATGATTTCGAAAGAACTTACGATCCGGAACGATTCCGGCTTTCATATTCGCCCTGCCCAACTATTTACGGAAAAAGCGGCATCTTTTCAATCAACTGTAAGTCTAGAATATAAGAGTGAACCTAATGTCTCGATCATAGACGGGAAAAGTATTCTCGGTCTTATGACGCTCGGGTTGGAGAAGGGCTCGGTCATTACCCTGACAACAGAAGGACCGGATGAACAAGCGGCGCTGGATGCTTTGGCTGAATTGGTGGAAAGTGGCTTTGGAGAAGCATAAGAGCTGCCTATTGCAGCTTGAGGGATAGGAGGAATTATGATGACGGAGAGAGTACTGCAAGGGCTTGGGGTATCCGCCGGCATTCGCACAGGTAAAGCATTCGTGTACGAACCAGTGCGACTAACGGACGTAGAGAAAAAGAAAACGCAAGATGTCGATACCGAGGTTGAACGGCTTCGGGAAGCCAAATCTGCTTGCCAGGCTGAACTGCAAGTTCTGATTGAGAAGGCGCAGCAGACGCTTGGGGAAGAAAAGGCTGTGATTCTGAAAGGGCAGATCAGCTTTCTGCAAGATCCAACCTTTTACCCACCCATGGAGAAATTAATCGTGGGCGAGCAGTGGACTGCTGAAAGCGCGATTCATCAAGTGGTCACGCAGGTTGCTGCACTGTTTGAAAGCATGAAGAATGAATATATGCGCGAGCGCGCGGCAGATGTCCGCGATGTAGGCAACAGGATGTTCGCTCAGCTATGTGAACGCAAAGGAACACAGCTTTCCGATATCGGAGAGCCTGTCATACTCGTAGCGGATGATCTGACACCTTCAGATACCGTTCAGTTGGACAAAAATTTAGTGCTCGGGTTTGTTACTCGTATAGGCGGTAAGACTTCCCACACCGCTATTTTGGCTAACTCTTTAGGGATCGCAGCGATCTTGGGGCTGGGGGATGGGATGGATCAGATTCAGCACGGAGATGAGCTTCTTATTGATGGCTCGACTGGAGACTGTATCTTAAACCCGTCGGCCCCAACCAAAGAATCCTACCACGCTCTCATGCAGCGTGATGAAGCCGAAAAGGCCGAACTGCTGGCGTATGTAGAACGGGATGCTGTCACGAAGGACGGCTTCCGTGTGGAACTGGCTGCTAATATCGGTACGGTAGAAGAATCGGTAAGCCTGCTCAGCCAAGGAGCTGAAGCGGTCGGACTGTACCGTACTGAGTTTTTATTTATGGGGCAATCTCAGATGCCTGACGAGGAAACCCAGTACAAGGCTTACCGGCAAGTAGCAGAAGCAATGAAAGGACGTCCTGTTGTTATTCGTACGCTCGATATTGGCGGCGACAAGGAGCTTCCTTATCTGGATTTGCCAAAGGAGATGAATCCTTTTCTTGGATACAGAGCCATTCGGCTTTGTCTGGACCGCAAGGAGCTGCTTATTACCCAGCTGCGTGCGATTTTGCGAGCAGGCGTTCACGGCGATGTGAAAATCATGTTTCCGATGATTTCGGGTATGGAAGAATGGCGTCAGGCGAAAGAAATCTATGAACAAGCTCGCGAACAGCTAATCCAGGAAGGAATCCCTTATGCCGATTCTGTCGAATTGGGGATTATGATTGAAATTCCATCGGCGGCTTTGCTCGCTTCCAGATTTGCCAAGGAAGTAGACTTCTTCAGCATCGGGACGAACGACCTTGTGCAGTACACAGTTGCCGTCGACCGTATGAATGAGAAGGTAGCTTATTTGTACGATTATTTCCATCCCGCCGTCATTCGACTGATCAAAACGGTCATCGATGCTTCTGACGATGCAGGCAAATGGACCGGCATGTGCGGCAGCATGGCCGGAGATCCGCTTGCTGCGCCGCTTTTGCTCGGCTTAGGTCTGCATGAATGGAGCATGGCAGCTTCATCGCTTTCCAAGGTGAAGAAAGTGATTACGGATTTAAACCACAGCGATTGCGTGGCTTTAGCTGAGAGGATTTTGGAGATGGACACGGCGGCCGAGGTTCGAGAGGCATTGCTGGCGTTCCAGTTATAATGTAAAAGACCGTCAAGGACTTGTTATAGTCCTGACGGTCTTTTTGGGTTCTAGTGGTTAAGCGTCACGAAGCTTGTTGCTTTTTTACCTGTTGAAGTTACAGCAGTTAATTCGAAGGAAGTCACATTACCAGTCACAGTAACGTTTCCAGCCGCGTCAACCGCTACGGTTCCTACAGTTCCGGCATTTCCCTTAATATCATTTGTGATGAAAAGGGTCCCTAGTGCGAAATTATAGCCTTTAACGTCCGCACTTTTATACGTATTACCGTAGTTATCAGTGATAGAAAGGTCCATTGCCGAATAAGCATTGAAGCTATAAACGCCCCCTGTTACCGTCATTACCGTCTTATCAATGGAAGTTTGTCCTGCTTTTATTTCCTTGGCAGTGATCGCGTCGCTTTTAACCGTGACAGTAACGTGTAATTGCTTTGCGTCGCCATTTCCAATTTGGACAATGACACTGATATCCGCTGTTCCCGGCTTGTTGCCTAGAACGTAGGCATGATGATCTGAGGTTAGACCTACTTTAGCAATGCTAGTATCAGAGGAATGCACAGATTGAACAACCCCAGGAATAGCAATTGGATCTCCACTAGCCGATGTCACTTTAATTTCAATTTCTTTAGCTAATTTACTTTGTGTTGGATCTTCCGCTATTGCTTTGTTAACGAGACCGTTTAATCCAGTAGCTGCATCTGTTAGACCGCTATCGAGCACACTAGCTAATGTGTAGGTGCCGTTGATCGAAACGTTCCCTGTGCTAGAGGCTGTAACGCTAAAGCTGCCCGTTGTTGTTTGGACAGTGGAAGCGTCGAGTCCGCCAAGCGTAACCGTGTAATCACCTGCAGCGAGCGCAAGGGTAGTCGATAGTGTTACTGATTGGCCATCGCTAGCCCACTCTGCTGTCGTAGGGACTACGGTTGAACCATTTTTCAAAGTGATTGTTGCTTTGCTGGCATCTACCTTTTTATTGAAGGTAACTTGAACCTTTTTATTGTCGGAAGATGAGGCTTGCGTTTTTGTAATCGAAATAAGTGTTTGGTTCCCAAAAACTTGCTGAGCTGTATAAGAGCTTAGAACAAGGTCAGCGCGATTGGCAGGTTGGTCGCCGGATTTGCTAGTAGGGTGAATACCAAGTTCAGTTGCTTGTTTCACAGCATCTGCGTACCAAGGTGAGCCTGTCATGGAAATCTTTTTGCCCAAACCTTTAAGAAGGACAGTATCCAGCTGAGCTGTCGTTACCGAATCACCGGGAAGGAAAGTGGTGTCCGTAACACCGTTTATGAGGCCTGCTTTTTTGGCTGCTTCAATATAAGGGATGGCCCATCCATTCGCTGCATCATTGGCCTGAACATCCGAGAAACTGGACACCTTAACCGTAGGATCAACAGTGATGTTGTAAATTAATGTGGCTACTTTGGCAAATTGAGCGCGAGTCATATTTTGCGTAATGCCAAACGTGCTGTCCGAGACGCCTTCAAAAACACCAGCTGTAATCATCGCATCAATCTTAGCTTTTAGCGCGGCATCACTACCGGCCAAATCAGTAAAATCAGCACTTGTTTTGGCTGCAGCGGAAGCTGGAAGAGAAAGTGCAGTTGAAGCAAATAAGGAGAAAGCCATAGCGGCCGTCGCGATCATCGTGAGTTTCGTGGATTTCATAGTACCTCCCAAGGGTTAATTATTTTATTTTGAATCTAGCAAACTTTCGTTCATATTTTGTTGCTATAACTATACCTTGCATGATAGAGTACGTCATTGTCAAATTCTTGGCAGTCTCGACAGGAGAGTGCTAAGGGAGTTCGGTTGTTGAGAGTTAGAGTGAAGGGACAACATTAGCATGGATAAAGCAAAGCGAATGGAGAAAACAAGTAACACTTTCACCTTGGACGTAGCAAAAGCGCGCGGTTTACAAGGATAAGCAGCAAAAAATGCGTAAGCTTAAGCGCAACTTCTGCGCATCAAATATGTTACAAAAGGCTCGCTCAAGGACAGCTTAAGCCGGTTTTTCTGTCAATTTGGAGGTAGGCACTGCCAAGATGTTAATCGCACTTACACATTGTAAAAAAATAGGATGAAAGTCCAAGCTCACCTATGCTATACTCAACAAACAGGAGATGATCTGATGAATTCCAAAATGTCATTCCAGCCGCTAAACCGGCCAAAATTGGTTGACGATGTTGTTAATCAATTGCAAAAGAAAATATCGGAAGGCGAAATGAAGCCAGGCGACAAGATTCCGACGGAACCCGAGCTGATGCAGCAATTCGGTGTCGGACGTTCGACGGTCCGCGAAGCGGTCAGGGTGCTTGTGCATGCGGGGCTGCTCGAAAAGAAGCAGGGCTTCGGCACTTTTTTGACAGCTAACAGGGGTATGCAGGAGCCGCTTGACCATAGGCTTCGCAGAGCTGAGATTCTGGAGGTTTATGAGGTAAGGCGGATGCTCGAGCTCGAAATCGCCCGTTTAGCCGCTGAGCGCCGTGATGAAAATGATCTCGAGCAGATGCGAAGCGCACTGGATCAACGGTCGGAAGCGCTGGAGAAAGGTGATACGAGCACCTATCTGAACTCTGATGTGAGGTTCCATCTGTCCATTGCCATCGCGAGCAAGAACAGCGTGGTTATCGACCTATACCGGACTTTCTCAACCGTCCTCCTTGAAACATCTTATAAATTAGTGAGCGTCGAGAGTCCACATGATCCCCACAATCTCCAACACGAAAATATGTATCAAGCGATTAAAGACAAGGATGTATCGGCTGCCGAGTACTGGACTAAGCAAAATCTAGACGATACGGTCAGTCAGCTTAAAAAGTATCTTAACCAGGAGTAGCTTTATTCTCCTCTAATTCTAAACATCTGATGATATGATGAAAGGGGTTTGAGATCACATGTCCGTTTCAAACAATGCTCATAATCGTACCGTTTATGCTATTTTATTTTCAATAAGCTTAGTTCATTTGTTGAATGATGCAATTCAATCCGTTATCCCTGCTGTGTTTCCGATTCTACATAATTCACTGCAGCTCAGTTTTACACAAATCGGGTGGATTGCCTTCACTTTGAATGTGACGGCCTCAATGTTTCAACCCTTGATTGGTCTGTACACAGACGCGAAACCGAAGCCATTTCTGCTGCCCGCAGGTGTGTTTTTCTCACTTATAGGCGTGATTGTCTTGGCTGTGGCGTCTTCATTCGCGCAAGTTATTTTAGCCGTTATCCTAGTTGGTCTGGGTTCCTCGGTTCTTCATCCGGAAGCATCGCGTGTGGCTTATTTGGCTGCTGGGCCTCGCAGAGGACTGGCGCAGTCGATTTTCCAAACAGGCGGTAACATCGGGCAGGCTTTGGCTCCTGTCTTTACAGCCCTTATCTTTGTACCGTTTGGCCAATTCGGCATCATCTGGTTTTCATTTGTCGCTGCTGCGGGGATTGTTGTTCAATTTTTCGTTGCCAAATGGTATCGAAAGGCGGGAAGCCGCCCGTCCACATCCAATAAAACCGGGGTTGTCCGAAAGAAACTCCCTCGTAAAACGGTGGCGTACGCGATATTTATTCTAATCATGCTATTGTTTTCCAAGTTTGTTTATGTGGCCAGTATGACTGGGTTCTACGCCTTTTATTTAATTGAACATGATCATCTTTCGGTCGAAAGAGCGCAGCTCTTCATCTTCACCTTGCTTGCGGCCGGAGCTGTAGGTACGTTCATGGGTGGACCCTTGGCAGATCGTTTTGGGAGACGCAATATGATCTGGTTCTCTATTCTAGGCACTGCGCCGTTCTCGCTGCTTCTGCCATATGCCAATTTGTTCTGGGCAGGTGTCCTTTGTGCGTGTATCGGGTTTATTTTGTTATCTGGCTTTTCCGTTATTGTCGTTTATGCACAAGAGCTGCTGCCTGGCAAAGTGGGGACGGTATCGGGATTGTTCTTTGGATTGGCCTTTGGTTTGGGCGGGATCGGATCCGCTGTGCTCGGGACGCTGGCGGACGCAACAAGTATTACCTTTGTTATTAAGCTCTGTGCCTTTTTGCCGTTAATCGGATTGTTGGCAGCCTTCCTTCCGACAGATAAAAAGCTGAATTTGCATGATATTGAACTGCCACAAACTGCGGTGAAAGCATGACTCACTGAGGTAGCATATAGCTACAAAGACGATGCTTCCACTGCAGGTTTGCAGAGGGAGCTTGGGTCGTGTAAGAATAGAGATAGAAATAGTAAAAGGCAGAGGAGTGGGATTCATGGATATAAAAGAAGCGATTCACCAGCGTCGCAGTATTGGGAAGGTCAAACAGGACGCGATCGACAAACCGCTAATCGAAGAAATCCTTGAAGCAGGCACATGGGCGCCTAACCATTGCCATACAGAGCCGTGGAGGTTCTGGGTCATGACCGGTGAAGGCAGAAGTTTGTTGGGTCGAGGCTACGCCGAGGTTGCCGCTGCTGAAGCGGATCCAACACTTTCTGAGGAGGAGTTATCCAAGCTGAAAAGCGCTCAGGAGAAGAAAGCGTTCCGCGCTCCTGTTGTGATTGCTGTGGCCGTAACACCCTCAGAGAAGCAAGTCGTTCCGGAGATTGAGGAATATGCTGCCGCGCATGCAGCAGTGCAAAATATGCTGCTTACTGCGCACGCACTTGGCCTAGGAACGATATGGCGGACGGGTGCACCTACCTATCATTCGAAGATGCGTGAGGTGTTCGGTCTTGCGGGAAAAGAGGAGCTGGTCGGATTCATCTACATCGGCTATCCAGACATGGCTCCTCCTAAGGCGCAGCGGGTGCCGTTCGCGCAGAAGACTACATGGGTAAGCGAGTAAAACATAAAGATTTGTCGAACCTAAAAGAACCGTCAGGGGATATTCCCTGGCGGTTTTCTCTTTTTGTGTAAACAAATCGTCGAACCGGTTTCATGATTTGTTGTCATGAACTACAAGGAAATGCTTGAATATCCTTGGTTTTTGATTAAAACGATCATCGAAAATGCGTGTTTTCTTTACAAATCATTAAACTCTATTTAAAACTCTGTTGATAAAACCGGTTTAATATGAAGGAGAAGTGAGGCGAGCTCATATGGCCAACATAGAAGATGTTGCAAAAGTAGCTGGGGTATCCAAGAGTACAGTGTCCAACGTGTTTAGCAAAAAAAGGCCGATCAGCAAGGAAGTGTCGCAGCGTGTACTGGAGGCAGCTTTACAGTTAAATTATAGACCCAATTACTGGGCTCGCAGTTTAGCCAATAAGAAAACGAATATCATCGGGTTAAATATGGCTGGTGAGCAAGTGAAATTCAGTCAGTTCCATCTTGGCCTCATTAATGGTGTGTTGAAAGAGTGCTATAACCAGGGCTATCGATTGCTGGTAAACACCTTGTCTACCGAATTCTCCAGTCAAGTTGAGCATTTGTCTACAGATCCGGTAGATGGCGATATTCTTCTGGATCCCGCCTCAAATGATGAGAGAATTTCCGAACGAATAAAGCGCAGCGTGCCGCTTGTCGTGATCGGAAGACCACAGGAGGAGTTCGAATCCAGTGTCTCCTATGTGGATAACGACAATATTGGGATGGGACAAATCGTTACCGAGTACCTTTTGCATTTAGGTCACAATCATATCGCGTTCCTCAATGCACCGAAGGAAAGAACGGTTGCTCAAGACCGCGAGCATGGTTACTACAGAGCCTACAATAAAGCCGAGCTGCCGGTTGATGCAAGGCTCATTGTGTATAAAGACAGCAGTCTAACGTCCACTGTCTACGGTTACCAGATGACCAAGAAGCTATTAACAGCTTATCCGCATATTACAGCGATCATTACGGATACAGATAAAGTCGCTCTAGGGGTATACCAAGCGGCTGCTGAGCTCAATTTGCAAATACCGCAAGACCTTTCTGTCTTTGCTTTCAGCGATGATTCAATCTTCGCACCTGAATTCAAGCCACCTCTGACCGGGGTCAGGCTCAACGGGGAAGTACTGGGAAGCGAAGCCGCCAAGCTGCTCATCGAACAGTGCCGTCAGCCCAATGCCATTGCCAAACGAATATTGATTCCTGCCAGTTTAGTTTATAGAGGATCATGTGCCCGAGCGAGAATTAGTAACTTCATAAAACCACATAAATAGATAGACAAATAGGAGGCCATACCCATGTTCAATAAAAAAGCAGGAATCATTGCAGCCGTCGTGTTATCGACAAGTATACTAGCCACTGCGTGCAGTACGAATACTGATAAAACAACCGCAACAAACGTTAGTAGCGAAACGTCCAAGCCGGCTAAACAAGAAACTCTACGTATTCTAAGTGGAGTCGCAGGGGGTAAGACGCCTGAAGAGAATGTCCTGTTTGAGAAGGAAGTAGAACGATTGACTGGTATCAAGGTTACGATCGAGAAACCAGCAGCCGATTATGATAAGAAACTATACGCAGCGATATCTGCTGGCGAAAAGTATGACCTCGTCTATATGGGCAAAGGCAATATGGATGTCCTTGTTGATCAAGGCGCACTGATGCCGTTAAACGATAAGATCAAAGCTTCCAAGATTTTATCCGATCCTAAAGTAATTCCAACCAAGGAATGGGACATGATCACTTATAAAGGCGGTCAGATTTTCAGTGTATTTAATAAATCTGAAGGCGGCACGCTGCCTACCGTTCGTCAAGATTGGATGGACAAGCTCAAGCTGCAGCAGCCGAAAACCTTGGAGGATTTCTACCAAGTGTTGAAGGCATTCAAGGAGAAAGATCCAGACGGTAACGGTAAGGACGACACCTATGGCTTGTCCACGGCTGGGTTATACGACATTCAAGGGTTCATGAGCGCAGCAGGCGTGAAATATAAATATGTGATTGATGCTAGTGGCAAGCGCTCGATTCCTTATGCAACAGAAGCAGCGGTTCCGATTTATGAGTGGTTTGCGAAGCTGTACAAGGAAGGGATTCTAGACCCGAACTTCGCGACCAACGATTCAGCTAAAATGAGAGAGCTCTTCTTGACGAATCGCGTTGGGATGGTCACGTACTGGGATGCATGGGTAGGCTTGTTCAATAATATGAAGAAAACGGATGATCCTAACTTTAAAGCCAAAGCGATCGCTGGGGCCGTAGGTCCAGATGGCAAAATCATGCTTCGCCGCGGCGACCCAAGTGTTTGGGGAATTCCAGTGAATGCCGAGCATGCCGATACAGCTATGAAATTCTTAGAATTCTGGCACTCCGAGAAGGGTAACATCCTTAGCACATTAGGGATTGAAGGCGATGATTACACCGTTAAAGACGGGAAATACACGCTAACGGATGAGGGAGTTAAGCATGGTATGGATCATGGTGCTCCGTTCCCGAACAACACGAACTTTAAGAATCCGATTGGTACGCTGCCAGGTGCAATTGAAGGCCGTCAAGTTATTTTCGACAATAATGCAACGATTGAAAACTCCACGAAAGACTGGCCGAGCGCTGAAAAAATCGTAACCAATTACGCTTTCCAAGCGATGATGGGCAAATTGCCAGCAGCAGACGCTGTGAAAAAAATGAATGATGAGCTAAAAGCAGCTAAACTGATTGACTAGTTCGAGAGAGCGGAGGCGGGGGTTAACTCCCTTGCCGCCGCTTTACTTTTCATAGATAAGGGGGGACGTCTAGTGACCGCATGGGCACGTTATCGGGTAATGTATCTCATGATGATTCCCGTTGTTATTTATTTTTTAATTTTCTCTTATTACCCGCTCATCAAGGGCTTGCAAATCTCCATGCAAAATTTTCGGATTATTGGAACTCGTCCTTTCGTTGGTCTTCAGAATTACATTGTGGTTTGGAATGATCCGGTATTCTGGCGCGTTTTGGAGAATACCTTAATGATTGGAATCGGGATGTTAATTATAGGTTTTTTTGCCCCGATTATTACAGCTCTCTCTTTAAATGAAGTGCTTAAAACATGGTTTAAGAAGCTGACGCAAATGGTTATTTACTTGCCGCATTTATTCTCATGGGTTGTTGTAGGAGGCATCTGGATCATCATGCTGTCTCCGGATGGAGGATTTGTTAATGATTTGTTGAAGCTGCTGGGTGCTGCGAAACCGATTCATTTTTTTGCGGAAGTCGACTATGCCCAAGCTTTGATGGTCTTAACGAACACTTGGAAGGAAATGGGCTTCACCTGTATTCTTTATTTGGCATCAATCGTGACGATTTCCCCTTCTTTGTATGAAGCCGCGCGTATGGACGGAGCTGGACGCTGGCAGCAGATTCGCTATGTAACCTTGCCTCAGCTCATTCCGACGATGAAGGTTGTGACCTTGCTGAACATGATCGGGATGCTCCGGATGTTCGACCAAATGATCATTCTAAGTAATCCGGTTATTGCTCGAAAAGTGGATGTCCTGATGACGTATACGTATCAAAAAGGAATTCTGGAGTTCAAAATGGGCGTCGCTTCAGCCGCCGGCTTTCTCGTTGTATTGGCAACGCTGATCTTAGTATTCGCAACCCGCAAATTGATTCGTTATGACGAGGAGTGAAATCGTGTTATGAATAAATCGTTGACCAGCAGGGACTTGCCCTTTCATCTAGTGAACAGCCTCTTCCTGCTGCTGCTTGTCGCGACGATGATCCTGCCCATATGGAACACCTTTGTCATCTCCATATCCTCTAATATCTCATCCATGCATGGCGGTATTCGGTTATGGCCTTCAGAACCGAGCCTAGAAGGATACCGTACGGTGTGGCAGCGCATTGAGCTGTGGAGACCTTTTGGTTTGAATGTTTTGGTGACGTTGGTGGGTACATTTATCCACGTGCTCCTATGTGCAATGGCCGGGTATGTGCTGCTGCACAAGGGGCTGCCTGGGCGCAAGCTGATCATTAGCTTTATTTTGCTAACCATGATGGTTCCGAATGAAGCCGTGATGATCCCCCTTTACGTTGTAAATAAAGAGCTGGGCTTATTGAATTCCGTAAATGCTTTGATTTTATATAGTTTGGTGTCAGGGTTCAGTATTTTGTTAATGAGAAATTTCTTTGGAGCTGTTTCGTACGAAATGGCGGAATCCGCTAAAATCGACGGAGCCGGTGAGTTTCGCATTTTTTCCACAATGTATGTGCCGCTCGCTAAACCGGGATTGGCTACCGTAGCTTTGTTCGAATTCGTCTCCCGTTGGAATCAACTGACGCCTGGACTGCTCTATATCACCGATCAGAAAAAGTTTACTTTGCAGGTAGCGCTGCGCTCGCTCGTCATTCAGTCTGACTCTACCAGCAGCAACTTGTTTATGACACCTAATGTTCGAATGGCCGGTGTGATGCTGGCTTTGATTCCATTGGTAGTTATTTATCCATTTGTGCAAAAATATTTCGTAACAGGCCTTATGGTCGGTGCTACGAAAGAATAGGGGGAGAGCCTATGAGCATCGTGACGATATCTCGTTTCATTGCAAGTGAGGAAGCCGATCGTTATTTGGAGGTTCCTTTTCAAGTGGCCTCAGGCATGGAACGTATTCACGTTAGCATAGAAGTGGAAGCCCATGGACCAGGGGATTGCGTCATTGATCTTGGTGTAAAGGATACGGATCAAGTAAGAGGCTGGAGCGGAGGCGCGCGAACGGAGTTTTATGTGGAGCTTGAAAAGGCGACTCCCGGATATGTACCTGGGTATTTGGAGGAGGGGGAATGGTGTGTGCTGCTAGGCACGTACCGAATTCCATCGGCAGGATGCACCGTATCTGTGAAGGTTGCTTGCACACCCAAGGAAGGTCGTTGGCTGAAGGGTGATCTTCATATGCATACTGTCCACAGTGACGGAGCCCTGACTTTATCCGAGAATGCGCGGATTATGGAAGAGCTGGGCTGCGATTTTCTAGCCATGACGGATCATAACACGTACAGCCAAAACCTTGCCTATCCGCATGAAACGGGCGTTGTTCTAATCCCCGGAATGGAATTGACGACGAATCACGGCCATGCGAACTTCTTAGGTGTTGTTAAGCCTGTGGGAGATTTCCGTGCGACTAGCTCGGAGCAGGTGCAGGAACGTATACGTGAAGCAAGAGCGAACGGGGCACGTGTCGTGCTGAACCATCCCCATTGTCCGAATTGCGGCTGGGAATGGGATTTCCAGGTTGATTATGATTGGGTGGAAATTTGGAATGGGCCTTGGCGGGAAGCTAACCGTAAGACGCTCGACTGGTGGCATGGGCAGCTTTGCATGGGCAAACGTCTCATCGCCGTAGGCGGCAGCGATATGCACCGGTTTGGAGGCTACGTTAGTCATAGTTCGCCGACAACCTGGGTGTATGCATCTTCTCGAACCGTTGACGGCATACTGGAGGGTATCGATACAGGGCGCGTTTTCCTAAGCTATTCGCCAGAGGGGCCGGTCATGGAGTTGAACGCAGGGAAGTATAATATGGGCGATGTAGTGCCTATGGGCGCGCCTGAACGTGAAGGAAATGCAAAACTTGTGGTGTCTGGTCTGCTTGCAGGGGATGAGGTGAAGCTCATCTCGAATCGAGGTGTCGAGCGTTCATGTGTTATTTATACGGAGCATTCGCTCGAGTTACTGGGTGAACTGGCAGGCCGAAGCTTTTATCGGGCAGAGGTGTGGCGGTATTTTGTTGAGGTGCATGAAATGCTCCTTGCATCTGTAAGTAATCCTTTGTATATGGCATAATGCTAGCCATTAAACGTTAAAAAACGAGCCACCAGAACTTCTGGGGCTCGTTTTTTTGAGAAGTCGAGGTCAGATGGACTCGACTACTTGTTCTTAAGGGCAACCGCAACCTGCGCGGCCGTTTGCGCGTTGTGGTAAACGAGCGCGATGTTCGTCTCCAAGCTGCGGCCTTCGGTCAGCTGTTTGATGCGCGCTAGCAGGAAAGGTGTGACCTTCTTGCCGGTCACGTTTTGATCTTTGGCCTCAGCCAGCGCTTGCTGGATGACGCCTTCGATCTCGTGATGGTTCATCGCGGATTCCGCGGGAACCGGATTGGCGATGATGGCGCCGCCGGCAAGGCCTAGCTCCCA
It contains:
- a CDS encoding MFS transporter, whose translation is MSVSNNAHNRTVYAILFSISLVHLLNDAIQSVIPAVFPILHNSLQLSFTQIGWIAFTLNVTASMFQPLIGLYTDAKPKPFLLPAGVFFSLIGVIVLAVASSFAQVILAVILVGLGSSVLHPEASRVAYLAAGPRRGLAQSIFQTGGNIGQALAPVFTALIFVPFGQFGIIWFSFVAAAGIVVQFFVAKWYRKAGSRPSTSNKTGVVRKKLPRKTVAYAIFILIMLLFSKFVYVASMTGFYAFYLIEHDHLSVERAQLFIFTLLAAGAVGTFMGGPLADRFGRRNMIWFSILGTAPFSLLLPYANLFWAGVLCACIGFILLSGFSVIVVYAQELLPGKVGTVSGLFFGLAFGLGGIGSAVLGTLADATSITFVIKLCAFLPLIGLLAAFLPTDKKLNLHDIELPQTAVKA
- a CDS encoding nitroreductase family protein — translated: MDIKEAIHQRRSIGKVKQDAIDKPLIEEILEAGTWAPNHCHTEPWRFWVMTGEGRSLLGRGYAEVAAAEADPTLSEEELSKLKSAQEKKAFRAPVVIAVAVTPSEKQVVPEIEEYAAAHAAVQNMLLTAHALGLGTIWRTGAPTYHSKMREVFGLAGKEELVGFIYIGYPDMAPPKAQRVPFAQKTTWVSE
- a CDS encoding LacI family DNA-binding transcriptional regulator, translating into MANIEDVAKVAGVSKSTVSNVFSKKRPISKEVSQRVLEAALQLNYRPNYWARSLANKKTNIIGLNMAGEQVKFSQFHLGLINGVLKECYNQGYRLLVNTLSTEFSSQVEHLSTDPVDGDILLDPASNDERISERIKRSVPLVVIGRPQEEFESSVSYVDNDNIGMGQIVTEYLLHLGHNHIAFLNAPKERTVAQDREHGYYRAYNKAELPVDARLIVYKDSSLTSTVYGYQMTKKLLTAYPHITAIITDTDKVALGVYQAAAELNLQIPQDLSVFAFSDDSIFAPEFKPPLTGVRLNGEVLGSEAAKLLIEQCRQPNAIAKRILIPASLVYRGSCARARISNFIKPHK
- a CDS encoding extracellular solute-binding protein; this encodes MFNKKAGIIAAVVLSTSILATACSTNTDKTTATNVSSETSKPAKQETLRILSGVAGGKTPEENVLFEKEVERLTGIKVTIEKPAADYDKKLYAAISAGEKYDLVYMGKGNMDVLVDQGALMPLNDKIKASKILSDPKVIPTKEWDMITYKGGQIFSVFNKSEGGTLPTVRQDWMDKLKLQQPKTLEDFYQVLKAFKEKDPDGNGKDDTYGLSTAGLYDIQGFMSAAGVKYKYVIDASGKRSIPYATEAAVPIYEWFAKLYKEGILDPNFATNDSAKMRELFLTNRVGMVTYWDAWVGLFNNMKKTDDPNFKAKAIAGAVGPDGKIMLRRGDPSVWGIPVNAEHADTAMKFLEFWHSEKGNILSTLGIEGDDYTVKDGKYTLTDEGVKHGMDHGAPFPNNTNFKNPIGTLPGAIEGRQVIFDNNATIENSTKDWPSAEKIVTNYAFQAMMGKLPAADAVKKMNDELKAAKLID
- a CDS encoding ABC transporter permease subunit, translating into MTAWARYRVMYLMMIPVVIYFLIFSYYPLIKGLQISMQNFRIIGTRPFVGLQNYIVVWNDPVFWRVLENTLMIGIGMLIIGFFAPIITALSLNEVLKTWFKKLTQMVIYLPHLFSWVVVGGIWIIMLSPDGGFVNDLLKLLGAAKPIHFFAEVDYAQALMVLTNTWKEMGFTCILYLASIVTISPSLYEAARMDGAGRWQQIRYVTLPQLIPTMKVVTLLNMIGMLRMFDQMIILSNPVIARKVDVLMTYTYQKGILEFKMGVASAAGFLVVLATLILVFATRKLIRYDEE
- a CDS encoding carbohydrate ABC transporter permease; this translates as MNKSLTSRDLPFHLVNSLFLLLLVATMILPIWNTFVISISSNISSMHGGIRLWPSEPSLEGYRTVWQRIELWRPFGLNVLVTLVGTFIHVLLCAMAGYVLLHKGLPGRKLIISFILLTMMVPNEAVMIPLYVVNKELGLLNSVNALILYSLVSGFSILLMRNFFGAVSYEMAESAKIDGAGEFRIFSTMYVPLAKPGLATVALFEFVSRWNQLTPGLLYITDQKKFTLQVALRSLVIQSDSTSSNLFMTPNVRMAGVMLALIPLVVIYPFVQKYFVTGLMVGATKE